TTGCATTGGTGTAGTCGTTATATCCCGTAACTATCTCTTCGATAAGTTTACATTTTTGCTCAACAATGTTCCATTTGTGCCCCATTGCGTCATTGATACAGGCTTCCTGTTTTATCTTACGCAGGAATCCGGCGGCAACAGTTAGTGCGTTCAGTATGTTATGCGAAAGGTGTCTGGAAAATCCGGCAACGATAGCTTTTTCTTCCAGTTTTTTCATATGCTGTTCTATAAGCAGTTTCTTACTTATATCTTCAAAAATTATCTCAAAGTGTGTTTCACCATTGCTTACGACAGTCATGTAGGCGTTGACTGTGATATAGGCTCCGTTGGATATTTTAAGCTGCATCTCAAGGTTTGACGTCTTCTCTTTGGAGACAATTTTTATGGTTTTAAGATACTCCTCTCTGTGTTCAGGGTGCACCAGTTCCAGAAAATTCATATGATTCCACTTTTCGTGCGAGAAACCCGTAGTGTCTTCAAACTTTTTATTTGCATAGGTTATGACATTGTTTAAATCGATTTCAACAATGCTCTCGCCAGCGGAATTGATTATATTTTCAAGCTTGTTTTTAAGAAATTCAATCTGATTATTTTTATTATCAATGAGGTTGTAAAGCTCGACCAGTCCTTTATTTGCTTCGCTGAGAAGTGCATTTTGCTCCTGAAGCATGGATATTTTATCTATACGTGGTGAAATAGAATATGTTTTAATAGAGAGCTTTATGGCTTCGAGCATGCTTTCAGGGGGCAGGTCAGGAGAGATGCTGACGTTATTTTCAGGTATAGTTGATGTTATGATTATATTTAGTCTTGCTTCTTTGAGCACATCCGAACTGTCAGTAATTATTACATCAGCGTCGTTGATGTTTTTTGTAAAGCTGAAACATTTCTCAAGGAGTTTATCAAGCTCCGGATGAGAAAGCAGCTTTTTATACAGTATCGGTTTCAATTTCTTTAGACAACTCCCCTCTGATATTATCAAGCACCCTCTGGTCTGTTATCTTCTTACCGTGTTTATCTACAAGATAAAAAGAGTCCACGACTCTGTCAACATCGGTTGATATCTTTGCTCTTTCAACATTTAGCTCCTGCTTGTTAAACGAACGCAGTATATCGTACAATAATCCAATTCTGTCTTTGGCATATATATCTACTATAGTGTAGTTCGTTGAAACGTCGTTGTCGAACACGATTTTATCTTTTTTTATGAATACCTGGGCAGGACCTTTGATGCTGCTCTCAGACTGAGTGATCTGACGCTTGATGTCCCGGCCGTCCTTGATAGTATTTATTATACGTTTTTTAAGTGATTCCTGTTTGTCTTCGGGCATCTTTCTGCCTGAGAAGGGGTTTGCTATCATGATATTATCTATGGTGACATCGTTTTCCATAGTATATATTTTTGCCCATTTGATGTTGTATGAAAATGATGATAAAGCTCCGCAGATGTCACTTAGCAGTGCTGGTCTGTCTTTCGCACAGACAATCAGCTCTATTGTGTCAAGTTCCTCTCTGGCATCGATCTCAACGACGATATCATCATCGCTATGAACATTTTCAGCAAGCTGGAGGTATCTTATTATCTCGAAAGCTTTTGTAGAGTAGACATATTCATCATCAAGCTTCTCGGATGCTGCCAGTATCTCCGGAATGTTTTTACATCTTTCTGCGACTTTCTGCCTTCTTCTGGCAACGACAGCTTCAAATTCTTCGACCAGATTCTCTTTGTTTATAGCTGATTCTGATTTGGCATAGAGTTCTTTCAGCAGGTTATTTTTCCACTCGTTAAAAGTTGCTCCGCCTACAGCATTCATGTCAGCGTATGTTAACAGAAACAGAAGCCTGAGCTCTTCGTCAGAGTTGAGAAACGATGTGAAGTGTTCGATAACGTCTATGTCGTGTAGGTCTCGTCTCTGAGCTATGTGGCTCATAAGCAGGTGGTGTTCCACGAGGCTGCATATGGTGTCTGTGTCGTCCATCCCCATGCCGAGCCTTTTACATATGGTGCGTGACATTTTAGCTCCGAGCAGGCTGTGGTTCTTCCCCTGTCCCTTGCCTATGTCATGCAGAAGAATAGCGATAGCCAGAAGATCCTTGCGCTGAAGGTTCAGCAGAGCCTCCTGATAAGAGTTCAGAGAGGGGGGGATGCTCGCTGCTATTTTATCTATGTAGCTCAGGGCAAGTATTGTGTGCTCGTCAACTGTATAATGGTGATAATAATCAAACTGCGGTCGGCATTCCAGCCCTTCAAATTCAGGTATCATAGCCTGAAGAACCCGGCATTTGTACATATCGGACACTATCCTGAATGAATTCGGGAACAGGCTTATTGCCTTTAAGAAATTCTTGCCGTACTCTTTTATAAAAGCAGTATCAATGAGATGTATATTATCTCTTATCAGTTCGCAGGTAGAGTCAGAGATTTTAAGCCCTCTGCTGGTGGCGAAAGTGAATATGGAGATGAGCTTTCTGGGGCTTTCTTTAAATATGTCTTTTGACAACACTGTAAGGGTGTTGGCATATTGAGCATAGCCGTCTGAAAGTTTGTTTATGTAAACTTTTTTGGTAAGTTTTTTTGTTGGGAGCTTCAGCATTGTTCTGTTGATAACTTTGTTGGTTATCTCTGCTGTTAGTTTTGCCTTTATGTAGTAATCACGCATGAAAAGTTCAACTGACTGCACGCTGTCCGTTCCGGCGTAGCCGAGTTTGCTGGCTATCTCCATCTGGGATTCCAGAGTCATTACGTCATATTTTCTGTTGTGAAAATAGTGGAGTTCGTTTCTGACATTAAACAGGAAGCTGCAGTTTTCCATAAGCCGGTCATACTCTTCCTGAGTTAGTATGTTGTGCTTAACCGTTTCCGACAGGCTGCTTGTTTTGTATAATATCTTACATATCCAGTAGATAGTATTGATATCTCTGATGCCTCCGGTTCCTTCCTTTATGTTTGGCTGAAGCCGGAATATTGAATCACGGAATTTACTGTTTCTGTTTCTGACACCGTCAATCTTCATCATCAGAAACTCAGCCTTACCCTTTTCCATGACTTTGTCATTAATGGTTTTAAGAAAACTCTCATAGTCTTTTTTACAGCCGAAAAGCAGCCTGTGGTCGATGAAAGAGGTTCTTACGACTTCATCTTCCATAGCGGCTTTGGCAACATCCTTGAGCCCTTTGATCTGTATCCCCGGGTTAGTGCCTATGTCCCACATAAAGGTTGTAAAAGCGTTCATGAACTCTTCGTGCTGATGGGTGGCTTTGCCTCTATGCAGTATAAGTATATCAATGTCGGAGTGAGGCGCCATCTGCTCTCTTGCGTATCCGCCGAGTGCAAGCACGGCTATGCCGTCTGTTTCCCCGACCTGCTGCTGCGCCATCTGGCATACTTTAATAACAGTTTCGTCAGTCAGTTCAGTAAGCCTGCGTGCAAGCTGCCACGAAGAGCTATAGGAGTGTCTGTTCTTTTTAATTTCCGCCCAGGTATCGTTGTAGTAGTTTTTAATTTTTTCGATAGTTTGCATAGTTTGTTAATCAATCGTAGAGGAAATTAGTGAAATAGATATCCTTAACTTTGATATTGGGGTAGTGCCCTGTGATTTCGGATTGGATAATTTTTTTCACTCTGTTTCGTTCCGCCTCCGTGTTCATCTCAGATGTTTCGAAGTTGGACATGACCCCGTTAATAAGGGTTATAACCTGCTTTCTGGTATCTATCATCTTGTCTGCACTTGGCTGATCTTCCGCCTGAACGGTCAGGTCATACCTGTAATAGTGCCTTTCCATGCCACCGGCGCTGGTTATGAGGTCTCTGAACTCTACATTATAGATACCGCTGCCGTATCTTTTGACTACATCATAGTCTTCGAAGGCGTTAGTCTGTTTAGCTTTCCCTGAAACGAGAAATTTCAGACTGCCGCCGTAAACGTATATAAGATATGCAATAACCGCGAGTATAATAATTGAAGCAACAAAGATGATAGTCCTTTTCAATAAGTTAAAAAGTTTATCAGTATTCATAATTGTTATAATATAACACTTCACTTTTTAAGTAAATCAGATATATTCCAGTAACATGAGAAACAAAAAAAGCACTTCCCGTTTAAAGAAAGTGCTCTTTTCTAGTAAAACCTACTGAGGACATATACATTAAAAATGCGTACATTCATATATACATTCGGCTGTAAGGTTAATCAAGTTGAAAGTGAGAAAATTGTCAATGAATTCAAAGATTATAATTTAACAAGTGTAGACACTGCAAATGAAGCAGACCTTTTGATATTTAATACGTGCGCTGTTACAGAAAGAGCAGAGAACAAATTTCACAGCATGGTGCGTAAAGCCAGAGGGGCAAACCCCGATGTTATCATTGCTGTCACAGGTTGCGCAGCAGAGAAGGACAAGGATAAGCTGAAGGCGCTGGGGGCCGATATTGTCGTGACAAACTCCGGCAAGATGGACATTCTGGAGCATATTGTTAAGAAAACTGATCATCTGGACAGCATATTTGAAAGCAAAGGTTTTCTTGAAGCGGATAATATCTCTATGGCGACCAGAACCCGTGCTTTTGTAAAAATTCAGGACGGCTGCGACAGTAACTGTGCATATTGCATAATACCTTCTCTGAGGGGCCTTCCTGTCAGCAGGGCGTCAGAAGCTGTTATTGCAGAGGTAAAAACGCTGGTGAAAGCAGGATATAAAGAGATAGTCCCCGTGGGAATACATGTGGGGAAGTACGGACAGGATCTGAAAGAAGAGATAGACCTCCCCCATCTTATTGAGAAGATAATAGCTATTGAAGGTGATTTTCGTGTGCGTCTTACGTCAATAGAGCTGAACGAACTCACAGACAGAATGATTCAGATGCTGGCGGAGAATACAGAAAAGATATGCCGTCATTATCACATACCACTTCAGAGCGGATCTAGCCACACTCTTTCCATGATGAACAGAAAGTATACCGCAGAGGAATATATAACGAAGCTGAACAGACTGAAAGAACTTGTGCCTGGCTGCCTGCTCGGGGCAGATGTGATCGTTGGATTCCCTGGTGAAACAGACGATCATTTTGCTGAAACTCTGGATACTTTGAAAAAGTCAGGTCTGGAACATTTGCATGTATTTTCATATTCTGACAGGTCTGGAACAAAAGCATCTGAGATGAGCGATAAGGTCAGCGGTAAAGTAAAGTCTGAACGTGCTAAAAAACTTCGTGCTTTTGCAGAGAATGTTAAATTTCATGCAGCAGAGCAATGTGTGGATAAAATTTATAAAGTTCTAACACAAAAGGATAATACAGGCATAACCGACAATTATTTCACAGTTAGGTTTAAAGAAGATGTTGAACCCGGAAGCTTTTTGGATGTATTAATAACCAATGCTTATAAAGACGGAAGTCTTAAGGGGGATATTTTAGATGCCGGAAAAGATATTAGTGATAGGCGGAGTGGCAGCGGGAGCGACCGGAGCTGCTAAAGCCAGAAGAACAAGCGAAGATGTCGATATTACCGTTGTGGAAAAAGGGAAATACATCTCATTTGCCAACTGCGGTTTACCATACTATACAGGGGGCGTTATCAAGGAACGCTCCAGCGTACTTCTACATACAAGACAGTCATTCGGTAAACGGTTTAATACAGATGTGCTGACCAGAACAGAGGCTGTTGATATCGATCCGAAGAGTAAGACAGTCCTTCTTAAAACATCGAAAGGGGAAATTGAACGACCATACGACAAGCTTCTGCTTGCTGTGGGCGCAAAAACTTTTATCCCGCCTATAGACGGTGTGGAAGATGTCCCTTACTTCACTATGCGAACAGTTGAAGATGCTGACGGTGTTAAGGATTTCATCCAGAAACATAATCCCGAATCTGCACTTGTGATAGGAGCAGGTTTTATAGGTATCGAAGTTGCAGAGGCTATGCTCCATTGCGGCATTAAGCCCACTGTGGTCGAGGCGCTGGATGAGGTAATGCCGAACTTTCCTCATGTTGTTGCTATGAATCTTCGTGAGAAGATGCTAGAGGACGGCTGTGAGGTTATCGTTAAAACATTCGTAACCAAACTTGAAAAAAATGAAGATATAATTAAGGCGCACCTGTCTGACGGACGGGTGCTTGAAACTGACATGGTTATCATGTGCACAGGTGTTAAGCCTGCTGTTGACCTTGCCCTCAATGCTGGTGTGGAGCTGGGGGAAAGAGGCGGTGTGGCTGTTAATGAGCGTATGGAGACAAATGTTACAGATATATACGCTGCCGGAGATCTTGTGGAGAAGGTGAATCTCATTACAGGCAAGAAAGTTCTGCTCCCTCTGGCAGGTCCTGCAAACAGGGAAGGGCGGACAGCCGGAACAAAC
This window of the Denitrovibrio acetiphilus DSM 12809 genome carries:
- the mtaB gene encoding tRNA (N(6)-L-threonylcarbamoyladenosine(37)-C(2))-methylthiotransferase MtaB; this encodes MRTFIYTFGCKVNQVESEKIVNEFKDYNLTSVDTANEADLLIFNTCAVTERAENKFHSMVRKARGANPDVIIAVTGCAAEKDKDKLKALGADIVVTNSGKMDILEHIVKKTDHLDSIFESKGFLEADNISMATRTRAFVKIQDGCDSNCAYCIIPSLRGLPVSRASEAVIAEVKTLVKAGYKEIVPVGIHVGKYGQDLKEEIDLPHLIEKIIAIEGDFRVRLTSIELNELTDRMIQMLAENTEKICRHYHIPLQSGSSHTLSMMNRKYTAEEYITKLNRLKELVPGCLLGADVIVGFPGETDDHFAETLDTLKKSGLEHLHVFSYSDRSGTKASEMSDKVSGKVKSERAKKLRAFAENVKFHAAEQCVDKIYKVLTQKDNTGITDNYFTVRFKEDVEPGSFLDVLITNAYKDGSLKGDILDAGKDISDRRSGSGSDRSC
- the glnD gene encoding [protein-PII] uridylyltransferase, which codes for MQTIEKIKNYYNDTWAEIKKNRHSYSSSWQLARRLTELTDETVIKVCQMAQQQVGETDGIAVLALGGYAREQMAPHSDIDILILHRGKATHQHEEFMNAFTTFMWDIGTNPGIQIKGLKDVAKAAMEDEVVRTSFIDHRLLFGCKKDYESFLKTINDKVMEKGKAEFLMMKIDGVRNRNSKFRDSIFRLQPNIKEGTGGIRDINTIYWICKILYKTSSLSETVKHNILTQEEYDRLMENCSFLFNVRNELHYFHNRKYDVMTLESQMEIASKLGYAGTDSVQSVELFMRDYYIKAKLTAEITNKVINRTMLKLPTKKLTKKVYINKLSDGYAQYANTLTVLSKDIFKESPRKLISIFTFATSRGLKISDSTCELIRDNIHLIDTAFIKEYGKNFLKAISLFPNSFRIVSDMYKCRVLQAMIPEFEGLECRPQFDYYHHYTVDEHTILALSYIDKIAASIPPSLNSYQEALLNLQRKDLLAIAILLHDIGKGQGKNHSLLGAKMSRTICKRLGMGMDDTDTICSLVEHHLLMSHIAQRRDLHDIDVIEHFTSFLNSDEELRLLFLLTYADMNAVGGATFNEWKNNLLKELYAKSESAINKENLVEEFEAVVARRRQKVAERCKNIPEILAASEKLDDEYVYSTKAFEIIRYLQLAENVHSDDDIVVEIDAREELDTIELIVCAKDRPALLSDICGALSSFSYNIKWAKIYTMENDVTIDNIMIANPFSGRKMPEDKQESLKKRIINTIKDGRDIKRQITQSESSIKGPAQVFIKKDKIVFDNDVSTNYTIVDIYAKDRIGLLYDILRSFNKQELNVERAKISTDVDRVVDSFYLVDKHGKKITDQRVLDNIRGELSKEIETDTV
- a CDS encoding FAD-dependent oxidoreductase — encoded protein: MPEKILVIGGVAAGATGAAKARRTSEDVDITVVEKGKYISFANCGLPYYTGGVIKERSSVLLHTRQSFGKRFNTDVLTRTEAVDIDPKSKTVLLKTSKGEIERPYDKLLLAVGAKTFIPPIDGVEDVPYFTMRTVEDADGVKDFIQKHNPESALVIGAGFIGIEVAEAMLHCGIKPTVVEALDEVMPNFPHVVAMNLREKMLEDGCEVIVKTFVTKLEKNEDIIKAHLSDGRVLETDMVIMCTGVKPAVDLALNAGVELGERGGVAVNERMETNVTDIYAAGDLVEKVNLITGKKVLLPLAGPANREGRTAGTNMAGGDMTFKGVLGSAVVGFEGFVMAQTGLTYEQALQAGFDADYVYTEDVNRASYFPVHGHIFMMTVFDKKTGKLLGVSACGPDTTEKKIDHAAVALYAGLTVYDLEHLELCYAPPFASAKDNLNIAGFVASNELRGSGYLVKPEWILEQVRKNTGLQILDVRTAEEVDEYKIEGAKHIFVNDLREKMDMIDKSRPVYVYCAVGFRGYLAVRNLRNRGYEAYNITGGIEAYKRLVRL
- a CDS encoding PAS domain S-box protein; this translates as MKPILYKKLLSHPELDKLLEKCFSFTKNINDADVIITDSSDVLKEARLNIIITSTIPENNVSISPDLPPESMLEAIKLSIKTYSISPRIDKISMLQEQNALLSEANKGLVELYNLIDNKNNQIEFLKNKLENIINSAGESIVEIDLNNVITYANKKFEDTTGFSHEKWNHMNFLELVHPEHREEYLKTIKIVSKEKTSNLEMQLKISNGAYITVNAYMTVVSNGETHFEIIFEDISKKLLIEQHMKKLEEKAIVAGFSRHLSHNILNALTVAAGFLRKIKQEACINDAMGHKWNIVEQKCKLIEEIVTGYNDYTNAISMQSEERFDIVRFTHSLSKEIADKTFSKNFSAFLYNFLDQYNLTVTPKFKGSFEVEGSEMFLKMALCYIIKDSIRYFDEYVPIDFNFITEKNGSHFTVIVEVQGVEVPAAILDTMLQPWNHQVLSQSFDYWGIVIANVIIEKHGGTMTLRKEKHGLSYSIQF
- a CDS encoding flagellar basal body-associated FliL family protein, which translates into the protein MNTDKLFNLLKRTIIFVASIIILAVIAYLIYVYGGSLKFLVSGKAKQTNAFEDYDVVKRYGSGIYNVEFRDLITSAGGMERHYYRYDLTVQAEDQPSADKMIDTRKQVITLINGVMSNFETSEMNTEAERNRVKKIIQSEITGHYPNIKVKDIYFTNFLYD